From the Jatrophihabitans endophyticus genome, one window contains:
- a CDS encoding aspartate carbamoyltransferase catalytic subunit, with amino-acid sequence MSAHLLSAADLDRDAATAILDTAERMHAVQTREVKKLPPLRGRTIVNLFFEDSTRTRSSFEIAGKWLSADVINVSAKGSSVSKGESLRDTVLTVAAMGVDALVVRHHASGAVNRIATWVGCSVVNAGDGTHEHPTQALLDAYTLRRRLGELAGRHVVIVGDITHSRVARSNVLLLCTLGARVTIVAPPTLLPSGIGSWPCETSWDLDAVLSGKAHGDVDAVMMLRVQRERMNGGYFPTEREYAIGYGLTPERLDLLAEHAPVLHPGPMNRGLEISSVAADSERSVVLDQVQAGVSVRMAVLYRLLAGAGEVAL; translated from the coding sequence GTGAGCGCCCACCTGCTCTCTGCCGCCGACCTCGACCGGGACGCGGCGACGGCGATCCTCGACACCGCTGAACGCATGCACGCCGTGCAGACCCGCGAGGTGAAGAAGCTCCCGCCGCTGCGCGGTCGCACGATCGTGAACCTGTTCTTCGAGGACTCCACCCGTACCCGCTCGTCGTTCGAGATCGCGGGCAAGTGGCTCTCGGCGGACGTGATCAACGTCAGCGCCAAGGGGTCGAGCGTGAGCAAGGGCGAGAGCCTGCGCGACACCGTGCTGACGGTGGCGGCGATGGGCGTCGACGCGCTGGTCGTGCGCCACCACGCCTCGGGCGCGGTGAACCGGATCGCGACCTGGGTGGGGTGCAGCGTCGTCAACGCCGGCGACGGCACGCACGAGCATCCGACCCAGGCGCTGCTGGACGCGTACACGCTCCGGCGCCGACTCGGTGAGCTCGCCGGCCGGCACGTCGTCATCGTCGGCGACATCACCCACAGCCGGGTGGCTCGCTCGAACGTGCTGCTGCTGTGCACGCTCGGCGCCCGCGTCACCATCGTCGCGCCGCCGACGCTGTTGCCCTCCGGCATCGGCAGCTGGCCGTGCGAGACCAGCTGGGACCTCGACGCCGTGCTGTCGGGCAAGGCCCACGGCGACGTCGACGCCGTGATGATGCTGCGGGTGCAGCGGGAGCGGATGAACGGCGGCTACTTCCCTACCGAGCGCGAGTACGCGATCGGGTACGGGCTCACCCCCGAACGGCTCGACCTGCTCGCCGAGCACGCGCCGGTGTTGCACCCCGGTCCGATGAACCGCGGCCTGGAGATCTCGTCGGTGGCGGCCGACAGCGAACGCTCGGTGGTGCTCGACCAGGTGCAGGCGGGGGTCTCGGTGCGCATGGCCGTGCTCTACCGGCTGCTCGCCGGCGCGGGGGAGGTCGCGCTGTGA
- a CDS encoding dihydroorotase → MSLLLRGAALLGADPTDVLVEDGVIAEVGAGLSGDTVVDADGLVLLPGFVDLHTHLREPGREDAETIATGSAAAALGGFTAVHAMANTDPVADSAEIVEQVYRRGRTAGLVDVRPVGAVSKGLAGETLAEIGNMARSAAQVRVFSDDGRCVHDARLMRRALEYVKAFDAVVAQHAQDPRLADHAACAHEGELSGRLGLAGWPAVAEESIVARDVMLAEHVGSRLHVCHVSTAGTVEVLRWAKARGVAVTAEVTPHHLLLTHDLLETYDPLYKVNPPLRPAEDVTALRAALADGTVDAVATDHAPHAAHDKDHAFGDAAFGMLGLQTALGVVAETMVDTGLLDWAGVADRMSTRPATIGRVPGHGGGLGVGAPANLVLVDPAGAWTVDPAALASKARNTPFAGHRFPARVVATVFRGRLTVQDGSIVEGVPA, encoded by the coding sequence GTGAGCCTGCTGCTGCGGGGAGCCGCGCTCCTCGGTGCCGACCCGACCGACGTCCTCGTCGAGGACGGCGTGATCGCCGAGGTCGGGGCGGGGCTGTCCGGCGACACGGTGGTCGACGCCGACGGTCTGGTGCTGCTGCCCGGATTCGTCGACCTGCACACGCATCTGCGCGAACCGGGCCGCGAGGACGCCGAGACGATCGCGACGGGGTCGGCCGCGGCCGCGCTGGGCGGTTTCACCGCCGTGCACGCCATGGCCAACACCGACCCGGTGGCCGACAGTGCCGAGATCGTCGAGCAGGTGTACCGCCGCGGGCGGACGGCGGGGCTCGTCGACGTCCGTCCCGTCGGCGCGGTGTCGAAGGGGCTCGCGGGCGAGACGCTCGCCGAGATCGGCAACATGGCGCGCTCCGCCGCACAGGTGCGGGTGTTCAGCGACGACGGCCGCTGCGTGCACGACGCCCGGCTCATGCGACGGGCCCTGGAGTACGTGAAGGCGTTCGACGCGGTCGTCGCGCAGCACGCCCAGGACCCGCGGCTCGCCGACCACGCCGCCTGCGCGCACGAGGGTGAGCTCTCGGGCCGACTCGGGCTCGCCGGCTGGCCGGCGGTGGCCGAGGAGTCGATCGTCGCGCGCGACGTCATGCTCGCCGAGCACGTCGGGTCGCGGCTGCACGTGTGCCACGTGTCGACGGCCGGCACGGTCGAGGTGCTGCGTTGGGCCAAGGCCCGCGGCGTCGCGGTCACCGCCGAGGTCACGCCGCACCATCTGCTGCTGACCCACGACCTGCTCGAGACCTACGACCCGCTGTACAAGGTGAACCCGCCGCTGCGGCCGGCCGAGGACGTCACCGCGCTGCGGGCGGCGCTGGCCGACGGCACCGTCGACGCGGTCGCCACCGATCACGCGCCGCACGCCGCGCACGACAAGGACCACGCGTTCGGCGACGCGGCATTCGGCATGCTGGGGCTGCAGACCGCGCTCGGCGTGGTCGCCGAGACGATGGTCGACACCGGCCTGCTCGACTGGGCGGGGGTGGCCGACCGGATGTCGACCCGGCCGGCCACGATCGGGCGCGTGCCCGGTCACGGTGGCGGGCTCGGTGTCGGGGCGCCGGCCAACCTGGTGCTCGTCGACCCGGCCGGCGCCTGGACCGTCGACCCCGCCGCGCTGGCGTCGAAGGCGCGCAACACCCCGTTCGCCGGGCACCGGTTCCCGGCGCGGGTCGTGGCCACGGTGTTCCGTGGCCGACTCACCGTGCAGGACGGATCGATCGTGGAAGGGGTGCCCGCGTGA
- the carA gene encoding glutamine-hydrolyzing carbamoyl-phosphate synthase small subunit gives MDRGRGARVTALLVLEDGRTFAGEPFGAEGETVGEAVFNTGMTGYQETLTDPSYHRQVVVQTAPHIGNTGINDDDPESRRIWVAGYVVRDPARRASSWRSRRSLDDELAAQGVVGISGVDTRALTRHLRERGAMRCGISSIGDRDALLATVLASPAMAGSDLSAEVTTPDAYRVDALGKHRFTVAALDYGIKTMTPHRMAERGITSHVLPSTSSADAVVATGADAVFLANGPGDPATADVAVETVRELLRRQVPVFGICFGNQVLGRAFGFGTYKLGYGHRGINQPVQDRRTGKVEITAHNHGFAVDAPADRATDTEFGAVEVSHVCLNDGVVEGLVARDTRAFSVQYHPEAAAGPHDAAYLFDRFVELLEGRR, from the coding sequence ATCGATCGTGGAAGGGGTGCCCGCGTGACGGCACTGCTCGTGCTGGAGGACGGCCGGACGTTCGCCGGCGAACCGTTCGGGGCCGAGGGGGAGACGGTCGGCGAGGCCGTCTTCAACACCGGCATGACCGGCTACCAGGAGACGCTCACCGACCCGTCGTACCACCGTCAGGTCGTCGTGCAGACCGCGCCGCACATCGGCAACACCGGCATCAACGACGACGACCCCGAGTCGCGTCGCATCTGGGTCGCGGGCTACGTCGTGCGCGACCCCGCCCGCCGGGCGTCCAGCTGGCGTTCCCGCCGTTCGCTCGACGACGAGCTCGCCGCGCAGGGCGTGGTCGGCATCAGCGGCGTCGACACGCGCGCGCTGACCCGCCACCTGCGCGAGCGGGGCGCGATGCGCTGCGGCATCAGCAGCATCGGCGACCGAGACGCGCTGCTGGCGACGGTGCTCGCCTCGCCGGCCATGGCCGGCAGCGACCTGTCGGCCGAGGTGACGACCCCCGACGCGTACCGGGTCGACGCGCTCGGGAAGCATCGCTTCACCGTCGCCGCGCTGGACTACGGCATCAAGACGATGACGCCGCACCGGATGGCCGAGCGGGGCATCACGTCGCACGTGCTGCCCTCCACGTCGAGCGCCGACGCGGTGGTCGCGACCGGCGCCGACGCGGTGTTCCTCGCCAACGGCCCGGGCGACCCGGCGACCGCCGATGTCGCGGTCGAGACGGTGCGCGAGCTGCTGCGCCGACAGGTGCCGGTCTTCGGCATCTGCTTCGGCAACCAGGTGCTGGGCCGCGCGTTCGGCTTCGGCACCTACAAGCTCGGCTACGGCCACCGCGGCATCAACCAGCCGGTGCAGGACCGCCGCACCGGCAAGGTCGAGATCACCGCGCACAACCACGGCTTCGCCGTCGACGCGCCGGCCGACCGCGCCACCGACACCGAGTTCGGTGCCGTCGAGGTCAGCCACGTCTGCCTCAACGACGGTGTGGTCGAGGGACTGGTCGCGCGCGACACCCGCGCCTTCAGCGTGCAGTACCACCCGGAGGCCGCGGCCGGTCCGCACGATGCCGCCTACCTCTTCGACCGCTTCGTCGAGCTCTTGGAGGGCCGCCGCTGA
- the carB gene encoding carbamoyl-phosphate synthase large subunit, with product MPKRDDIEHILVIGSGPIVIGQACEFDYSGTQACRVLRAEGFRVSLVNSNPATIMTDPEFADATYVEPLTPDFVERVIAKERPDAILPTLGGQTALNLAIDLHEAGVLDKYGVELIGADVDAIQRGEDRQRFKEIVRAVGGEVPSSLVCKTLDEAMEFAASVDNRVVIRPSYTMGGLGSGLADGADEVRTMVARGLAASPVHEVLVEQSVLGWKEYELELMRDRHDNVVIVCSIENLDPMGVHTGDSITVAPAMTLTDREYQHMRDLGIAVLREVGVDTGGCNIQFAVNSATGDMIVIEMNPRVSRSSALASKATGFPIAKIAAKLAVGYTLDEIPNDITTKTPAAFEPTLDYVVVKVPRFAFEKFPGADPVLTTHMKSVGEAMAIGRNFTEAFGKALRSMETKRAGFWTRPDEELPTAELLSRAAVPTDGRIYWVEQALRAGASVEDVAGATGIDPWFVDQIALIAETGAALRDAPTLTEALLRRGKRHGLSDPQIAALRPELAGEDGVRTLRHRLGIRPVFKTVDTCAAEFAATTPYHYSSYDEETEVAPQPDREKVIILGSGPNRIGQGIEFDYSCVHAVMALRAAGYETVMVNCNPETVSTDYDTADRLYFEPLTFEDVLEVVHAEQQSGPVAGVVCTLGGQTPLGLAQRLKDAGVPVLGTQPEAIDLAEHRGAFGRVLAEAGLPAPKHGTATSFDEARAVADSIGYPVLVRPSYVLGGRGMEIVYDEQHLSDYISRATEITDDHPVLVDRFLDDAIEIDVDALYDGHELYLGGVMEHIEEAGIHSGDSACALPPITLGAADIAAVRRSTLALAQGVGVRGLLNVQYALAGDVLYVLEANPRASRTVPFVSKATAVQLAKAAARIALGATVAELRTEGLLPATGDGGDLPDDAPIAVKEAVLPFHRFRTPAGDQVDSILGPEMKSTGEVMGFDTTFGTAFAKSQAAAYGSLPTSGTVFVSIANRDKRAAIFPVKRLSDLGFRVLATTGTAQVLRRNGVPVEVVGKFSEGGGNVVERILAGDVDLVLNTPWGSGGPRLDGYEIRTAAVTAGIPCLTTTQAFAAAVQGIEELIRGDVGVRSLQEFHAVIRPAGRAR from the coding sequence ATGCCGAAGCGCGACGACATCGAGCACATCCTGGTCATCGGGTCGGGGCCGATCGTGATCGGCCAGGCCTGCGAGTTCGACTACTCCGGCACGCAGGCCTGCCGGGTGCTGCGGGCCGAGGGGTTCCGCGTCAGCCTGGTGAACTCCAACCCGGCGACGATCATGACGGACCCGGAGTTCGCCGACGCCACCTACGTCGAGCCGCTCACGCCCGACTTCGTCGAGCGCGTCATCGCCAAGGAGCGCCCCGACGCGATCCTGCCGACGCTCGGCGGCCAGACCGCGCTCAACCTCGCCATCGACCTGCACGAGGCCGGGGTGCTCGACAAGTACGGCGTCGAGCTGATCGGCGCGGACGTCGACGCGATCCAACGCGGCGAGGACCGCCAGCGGTTCAAGGAGATCGTGCGCGCCGTCGGTGGCGAGGTGCCCTCCTCGCTGGTGTGCAAGACCCTCGACGAGGCGATGGAGTTCGCCGCGAGCGTCGACAACCGGGTCGTGATCCGGCCGTCCTACACGATGGGCGGCCTCGGCTCCGGCCTGGCCGACGGCGCCGACGAGGTGCGCACCATGGTCGCGCGTGGCCTCGCCGCCAGCCCCGTGCACGAGGTGCTGGTCGAGCAGTCGGTGCTGGGTTGGAAGGAGTACGAGCTCGAGCTGATGCGCGACAGGCACGACAACGTCGTGATCGTCTGCTCGATCGAGAACCTCGACCCGATGGGCGTGCACACCGGCGACTCGATCACCGTCGCCCCGGCGATGACGCTCACCGACCGCGAGTACCAGCACATGCGCGATCTCGGCATCGCGGTGCTGCGCGAGGTCGGCGTCGACACCGGCGGCTGCAACATCCAGTTCGCCGTCAACTCGGCCACCGGCGACATGATCGTCATCGAGATGAACCCGCGGGTGTCGCGCTCGTCGGCGCTGGCATCCAAGGCCACCGGCTTCCCGATCGCGAAGATCGCGGCCAAGCTGGCCGTCGGCTACACCCTCGACGAGATCCCCAACGACATCACCACCAAGACGCCGGCGGCGTTCGAGCCCACCCTCGACTACGTGGTCGTCAAGGTGCCGCGGTTCGCGTTCGAGAAGTTCCCCGGCGCCGACCCGGTGCTGACGACCCACATGAAGAGCGTCGGCGAGGCGATGGCGATCGGGCGCAACTTCACCGAGGCGTTCGGCAAGGCGCTGCGTTCGATGGAGACCAAGCGCGCCGGCTTCTGGACGCGGCCGGACGAGGAGCTGCCCACCGCCGAGCTGCTGAGTCGCGCCGCCGTCCCCACCGACGGGCGCATCTACTGGGTCGAGCAGGCGCTGCGGGCGGGGGCCTCGGTCGAGGACGTCGCCGGCGCCACCGGCATCGACCCGTGGTTCGTCGACCAGATCGCACTGATCGCCGAGACCGGCGCGGCGCTGCGCGACGCGCCCACGCTGACCGAGGCGCTGCTGCGGCGCGGCAAGCGGCACGGGCTGTCCGACCCGCAGATCGCGGCGCTGCGCCCCGAGCTGGCCGGCGAGGACGGTGTGCGCACGCTGCGCCACCGGCTCGGCATCCGGCCGGTGTTCAAGACCGTCGACACCTGCGCCGCGGAGTTCGCGGCGACGACGCCGTACCACTACTCGTCCTACGACGAGGAGACCGAGGTCGCGCCGCAGCCCGACCGCGAGAAGGTGATCATCCTCGGCAGCGGGCCGAACCGGATCGGGCAGGGCATCGAGTTCGACTACTCGTGCGTGCACGCCGTGATGGCGCTGCGGGCCGCGGGTTACGAGACCGTGATGGTCAACTGCAACCCCGAGACCGTGTCGACCGACTACGACACCGCCGACCGGCTCTACTTCGAGCCGCTGACGTTCGAGGACGTCCTCGAGGTCGTGCACGCCGAGCAGCAGTCCGGCCCGGTCGCCGGTGTCGTCTGCACGCTCGGCGGGCAGACGCCGCTCGGGCTCGCACAGCGACTGAAGGACGCCGGCGTGCCGGTGCTGGGCACGCAGCCCGAGGCGATCGACCTCGCCGAGCACCGCGGTGCCTTCGGCCGGGTGCTCGCCGAGGCGGGGCTGCCCGCGCCCAAGCACGGCACCGCGACGTCGTTCGACGAGGCCCGGGCGGTCGCCGACTCGATCGGCTACCCGGTGCTGGTGCGTCCGTCCTACGTCCTCGGCGGGCGGGGGATGGAGATCGTCTACGACGAGCAGCACCTGTCCGACTACATCAGCCGCGCCACCGAGATCACCGACGACCACCCGGTGCTCGTCGACCGCTTCCTCGACGACGCGATCGAGATCGACGTCGACGCGCTCTACGACGGGCACGAGCTCTACCTCGGTGGCGTCATGGAGCACATCGAGGAGGCCGGCATCCACTCCGGCGACTCCGCGTGCGCGCTGCCGCCGATCACCCTCGGCGCGGCCGACATCGCCGCCGTGCGCCGCTCGACGCTCGCCCTCGCCCAGGGGGTCGGCGTGCGGGGGCTGCTCAACGTGCAGTACGCGCTCGCCGGCGACGTGCTCTACGTGCTCGAGGCGAACCCGCGGGCCTCGCGGACCGTCCCGTTCGTCTCGAAGGCCACGGCGGTGCAGCTGGCCAAGGCCGCCGCGCGCATCGCCCTCGGCGCGACCGTCGCCGAGCTGCGTACCGAGGGGCTGCTGCCGGCGACGGGTGACGGCGGCGACCTGCCCGACGACGCGCCGATCGCGGTCAAGGAGGCCGTGCTGCCCTTCCACCGGTTCCGCACGCCCGCCGGCGACCAGGTCGACTCCATCCTCGGCCCGGAGATGAAGTCCACCGGCGAGGTCATGGGTTTCGACACCACCTTCGGGACGGCCTTCGCCAAGTCGCAGGCGGCTGCCTACGGTTCGCTGCCGACGTCGGGGACGGTCTTCGTCAGCATCGCCAACCGCGACAAGCGTGCGGCCATCTTCCCGGTGAAGCGGCTCTCCGACCTCGGGTTCCGGGTGCTCGCGACGACCGGGACGGCGCAGGTGCTGCGGCGCAACGGCGTCCCGGTGGAGGTCGTCGGCAAGTTCAGCGAAGGTGGCGGCAACGTCGTCGAGCGCATCCTCGCCGGCGACGTCGACCTCGTCCTCAACACGCCCTGGGGCTCGGGTGGCCCGCGGTTGGACGGCTACGAGATCCGCACCGCCGCGGTCACCGCCGGCATCCCGTGCCTGACCACGACGCAGGCCTTCGCCGCCGCCGTCCAGGGCATCGAGGAGCTCATCCGCGGCGACGTCGGCGTCCGCAGCCTGCAGGAGTTCCACGCGGTCATCCGTCCGGCCGGACGTGCGCGTTGA
- a CDS encoding dihydroorotate dehydrogenase electron transfer subunit: MSVVQEQAEIFSVTRAGEYFQFTVIAPRIAEGFRPGHFVAVAVGGENSAMGLRRAFAIAGATPTGAFAGTVQFVVAEHGPGTRWLTQRRAGEVVDLVGPLGTPFPLPNGPAPAVLVGGGYGSAPLIPLAHALLAQGSPIEFVLGAATGSRLYGELTAKRTAGQVTVTTDDGSAGERGLVTDVLPAAIERINAEIVYACGPMPMLQAVGNIAQKHAIHAAVAVEEAMACGIGVCMTCVLPVRGDDGRTRLVRSCVEGPVFDAARVRWNDVGHLPADLVGADAMRGH; encoded by the coding sequence ATGAGCGTCGTGCAGGAGCAGGCGGAGATCTTCTCGGTCACCAGGGCGGGGGAGTACTTCCAGTTCACGGTGATCGCGCCGCGCATCGCCGAGGGGTTCCGCCCCGGGCACTTCGTGGCCGTCGCGGTCGGCGGCGAGAACTCGGCGATGGGGTTGCGCCGCGCGTTCGCGATCGCCGGGGCGACGCCGACGGGCGCGTTCGCCGGCACCGTCCAGTTCGTCGTCGCCGAGCACGGGCCGGGCACCCGGTGGCTGACGCAGCGCCGCGCGGGCGAGGTCGTCGACCTCGTGGGGCCGCTCGGCACACCGTTCCCGCTGCCGAACGGGCCGGCACCGGCCGTCCTCGTCGGCGGGGGTTACGGGTCGGCTCCGCTCATCCCGCTCGCGCACGCCCTGCTCGCCCAGGGTTCGCCGATCGAGTTCGTGCTGGGCGCGGCGACCGGCTCGCGGCTCTACGGCGAGCTCACCGCCAAGCGCACGGCCGGGCAGGTCACCGTCACCACCGACGACGGGTCGGCCGGCGAGCGCGGTCTCGTCACCGACGTGCTGCCCGCGGCGATCGAGCGGATCAACGCCGAGATCGTCTACGCCTGTGGCCCGATGCCCATGCTGCAAGCCGTCGGCAACATTGCGCAGAAACACGCAATACATGCCGCGGTCGCCGTGGAGGAGGCCATGGCCTGCGGCATCGGCGTCTGCATGACGTGCGTGCTCCCGGTGCGGGGGGACGACGGCCGCACCAGGCTCGTCCGCTCGTGCGTCGAGGGACCCGTCTTCGATGCGGCCCGGGTGCGGTGGAACGACGTGGGGCACCTGCCCGCCGACCTCGTCGGCGCGGACGCGATGCGAGGTCACTGA
- a CDS encoding dihydroorotate dehydrogenase — MDMSTRLGTLTLPNPVLTASGCAAAGRELHQFFDVAELGAVVTKSIMTRPRSGRPTPRMAETPSGMINSIGLQGPGINSFVENDLAWLAEHGARTVVSIAGGHTDEFVELARRLSGHPAVSMLEVNISCPNVESRGQVFACDAIASSRVIGAVRRAADPAQPVFAKLSPDVTDITHIARACADAGADGFSLINTLLGMVIDTDTMAPALGGVTGGLSGPAIRPVAVRCVWQVRQALPHLPILGMGGIRSGLDALQFVLAGASAVSVGTAVFGDPSAPVRVLAELEQALAERGFASLQDAVGFGHLTAPQRVGRLQPKAAGAAAS, encoded by the coding sequence ATGGACATGTCCACCCGGCTCGGGACGCTCACCCTGCCCAACCCGGTGCTGACCGCATCGGGCTGCGCCGCCGCCGGTCGCGAGCTGCACCAGTTCTTTGACGTCGCCGAGCTGGGTGCCGTCGTCACCAAATCGATCATGACCAGGCCCCGGTCGGGACGTCCCACACCGCGGATGGCCGAGACGCCCAGCGGCATGATCAACTCCATCGGCTTGCAGGGGCCGGGCATCAACTCGTTCGTCGAGAACGATCTCGCCTGGCTCGCCGAGCACGGGGCTCGCACCGTCGTCTCCATCGCCGGTGGCCACACCGACGAGTTCGTCGAACTGGCGCGACGGTTGTCCGGGCACCCCGCCGTCTCGATGCTCGAGGTCAACATCTCCTGCCCGAACGTCGAGTCGCGCGGGCAGGTCTTCGCCTGCGACGCGATCGCGTCGTCACGGGTGATCGGCGCGGTGCGACGCGCGGCCGACCCGGCGCAGCCGGTGTTCGCGAAGCTCTCGCCCGACGTCACGGACATCACGCATATTGCGCGCGCCTGCGCAGATGCCGGCGCCGACGGGTTCTCGCTCATCAACACCCTGCTGGGCATGGTGATCGACACCGACACCATGGCGCCGGCGCTCGGCGGCGTCACCGGTGGACTGTCCGGGCCGGCGATCCGGCCGGTGGCGGTGCGGTGCGTGTGGCAGGTGCGCCAAGCGCTGCCGCACCTGCCCATCCTCGGCATGGGTGGCATCCGCTCCGGCCTCGACGCGCTGCAGTTCGTGCTCGCCGGCGCGTCGGCGGTCTCGGTCGGGACGGCCGTGTTCGGCGACCCGTCCGCCCCGGTGCGCGTGCTCGCCGAGCTGGAGCAGGCACTGGCCGAGCGTGGCTTCGCCTCGCTGCAGGACGCGGTCGGCTTCGGCCACCTCACGGCGCCGCAGCGGGTGGGTCGGCTCCAGCCGAAGGCGGCCGGGGCGGCGGCGTCGTGA
- the pyrF gene encoding orotidine-5'-phosphate decarboxylase, whose amino-acid sequence MTGFGARLDAALDERGSLCVGIDPHPGLLAAWGLSDDAVGLGRFADTCVEAFGGLAAVVKPQSAFFETYGSAGIAVLERTVVAAQAAGALVLLDVKRGDIGSTMTAYARAYLDPASPLAADAITVSPFLGVGSLDPAFAAATEHERGLFVLAATSNPEGPQVQQAVVAGRSVAQAVVDDVGARNAGATPLGSFGVVAGATIADPPDFTALGGAVLAPGVGAQGGTADDVRRIFGASLRAVVPSVSREVLRAGPDVAALRAAVERLVADFAFLRD is encoded by the coding sequence GTGACCGGCTTCGGCGCGCGCCTCGACGCGGCGCTCGACGAGCGGGGGTCGCTGTGCGTCGGCATCGACCCGCATCCGGGCCTCCTCGCGGCGTGGGGGCTGTCCGACGACGCGGTCGGCCTCGGCCGTTTCGCCGACACCTGCGTCGAGGCGTTCGGCGGCCTCGCCGCCGTGGTCAAGCCGCAGTCGGCGTTCTTCGAGACCTACGGCTCGGCCGGCATCGCCGTCCTCGAGCGCACCGTCGTCGCGGCGCAGGCGGCCGGCGCGCTCGTCCTGCTCGACGTCAAGCGCGGCGACATCGGCTCCACCATGACCGCGTACGCCCGCGCCTACCTCGATCCCGCGTCGCCGCTGGCCGCCGATGCGATCACGGTGAGCCCGTTCCTGGGCGTCGGCTCCCTCGACCCGGCCTTCGCCGCGGCGACCGAGCACGAGCGCGGCCTGTTCGTGCTGGCCGCGACGTCCAACCCCGAGGGGCCGCAGGTCCAGCAGGCCGTGGTCGCCGGCCGCAGCGTGGCCCAGGCCGTGGTCGACGACGTCGGCGCCCGCAACGCTGGCGCGACGCCGCTCGGGTCGTTCGGCGTCGTCGCCGGTGCCACGATCGCCGACCCGCCCGACTTCACCGCCCTCGGCGGTGCCGTTCTCGCGCCGGGCGTCGGCGCACAGGGGGGCACGGCCGACGACGTCCGGCGGATCTTCGGCGCCTCGCTGCGCGCGGTGGTGCCGAGCGTGTCCCGGGAGGTGCTGCGCGCCGGGCCGGACGTCGCCGCGCTCCGGGCCGCCGTCGAACGCCTCGTCGCCGACTTCGCCTTCCTGCGCGACTGA
- a CDS encoding 2-oxoglutarate and iron-dependent oxygenase domain-containing protein, whose product MTNTLALPVVSKAARDIIDHGYAVVKLADLDAANLDKAISTAVAFFQRPLEDKMAHGSTDHNYGYRPFGIEYSISPERPDMNECFTVWSSRLDLIPNAQDIPELTGSFLDYRDTLAPLVKGILDEIARHFEAPEAPAFEKAAYLQINYSIPAPAEREFLQDKHEDGHMVTVLHPTAPGLEIYAEGEHSPNVAPMLPAADEIVIMPGSVLTALTGGVIQPLYHQVRNHGLDDRQSIMYFVNPEIDEPLHSWVDDARGERIDIREHVQNAPSMFGLPPVEAL is encoded by the coding sequence ATGACCAACACGCTCGCACTGCCAGTCGTATCCAAGGCCGCTCGCGACATCATCGACCACGGCTATGCCGTGGTGAAGCTCGCCGACCTCGACGCCGCCAACCTGGACAAGGCCATCAGCACCGCCGTCGCGTTCTTCCAGCGCCCGCTCGAGGACAAGATGGCGCACGGCAGCACCGACCACAACTATGGGTACCGGCCGTTCGGCATCGAGTACTCCATCTCCCCCGAGCGCCCGGACATGAACGAGTGCTTCACCGTCTGGTCGAGCCGCCTCGACCTGATCCCGAACGCGCAGGACATCCCGGAGCTCACCGGGTCGTTCCTCGACTACCGCGACACCCTCGCCCCGCTCGTGAAGGGCATCCTGGACGAGATCGCGCGGCACTTCGAGGCGCCCGAGGCGCCGGCGTTCGAGAAGGCCGCCTACCTGCAGATCAACTACAGCATCCCGGCGCCGGCCGAGCGCGAGTTCCTGCAGGACAAGCACGAGGACGGCCACATGGTCACCGTCCTGCACCCGACCGCGCCGGGCCTGGAGATCTACGCCGAGGGCGAGCACAGCCCGAACGTCGCGCCGATGCTCCCGGCGGCCGACGAGATCGTGATCATGCCGGGCTCGGTGCTCACCGCGCTGACCGGCGGGGTGATCCAGCCGCTCTACCACCAGGTGCGCAACCACGGGCTCGACGACCGGCAGTCGATCATGTACTTCGTGAACCCCGAGATCGACGAGCCGCTGCACAGCTGGGTCGACGACGCCCGGGGCGAGCGGATCGACATCCGCGAGCACGTGCAGAACGCGCCGTCGATGTTCGGCCTGCCGCCGGTCGAGGCGCTGTAG